The region AAACTGCCAGTAGCCTAAGTGTCTGATATGAGGAATTTCTtaattaaattatacatgatTTCTTCATATAAGGTAATATATTTAACCATTAAAAAAGATATTGAAGGTCAGCATTTATCGTCCTGAAATATCATTAATCTTAATACCGTTAACTGAAAACAAGCAGGTTATAAAACGGCACGACCCCATTGTgttaaaatcaaaaacaaaacaccaagctATCGCTATACGTGTAAGTGgaagaagaaaccagccctgagAGGTTTTCCGTTATGGAGTTAATCCTGCTCACCCTCTGGGTGGTGGGATTATGGTTTCCTTCTTTTGGCTTACCTGTGCTTGCTTTTCAAGGATGAGCATATTTTTTCTAGAACAGGAATTAAAAATATGAGCATTACAAGGAACTCTCAAGAAATTAGTAACTTACACGTGTTCTAGGATGATTTTTGTCAGCAAGTTTTTGAGGTTTTGGTGGAAATTTTCAGGAAAGAGAGCCAGAATCGCCTCGGCGGAGGTCAGGTCATGGAACGCCACCAGCCTGGTGAGGCGGTGCAGGGCCTGGAGCAGCTGCGGGATGGACAGGGAGCCCTGGGCGATGAGCAGTGGGATGGGAGGCAGGCGACAGGGCTCcatcccactccccccaccccccgccacagCCGGTTGGGAAGGGGGCCTGCCATGTCCCGCCACAGTCATTCAAACTGAGTCCCATGAGTCCAGAGCCCACGGGCATGGACGCTGATGCACCCGTGCCCTGGCCTGCCCCCAAGTTCACCTGCTGCTTTAGAAGACAGATGTAGCTGCCTGACAGAGGGAGCTGTCAACCTGCCAGGAAGTCTCTGCTTGGGGGCAGAAGGTTAGTAACTCCCCTTTCCTTGTGCACAGACTGACCTGAAGCTAACTGTCTCGCTTGTTCCCCTGGTAATGTGAGAGCAGCGGAAAGTCAGCTGAGTTACTAGGCAACGCTGCATCAGTCTCCGCCTCTGGACCAGGAGGCCGGTGTAAACACCGGGTCCCAAGCTCCGGGTTCCCTGAGTGTGGCCGCACATTCCTCGCCAGCACCTAAGCTGTGCTTACTCAGCTGTCGCTAGAGGTACCGGCTCCTGTAGAGTTCGGGCTTCTAATCCAGGGTGTGTGTGGAGCGTCCTGTCACTGTGCCTAGGCTGTCCCCTGGAAGGGCCAGGAGAATAAACAGCTCCGGGCCCGCTCGGCGGATGCCCTGTGAAGGAGCTGCCCTGCTAGGATGCTGGGTCCCGCCCCGAGTCCTTCTGAGTGACCCTGTAGCCAGGCGTGGCCTGTGCTTGTCCTGTGAGTCTAGCACTGCTGAGCTGAGCCTAAGAAGACTCTCCGCAGGGAACTCGCTGTGCCTTAGGGCTTTCTCGGGTGACATGGGAGGTTGCTCAGCTCAGAAAAGCACAATCCAGAGGTGACAGGACGTTAACCCTCCACTGGTGAGGGATGGGAGTTAGTGGATAAaggccccaccctccctgccttcAAGGTGACAATGCTGAGGTGTGTTCCACGTGGTTTCCTCCAGGATCCCAAGTGCAGGCGCCCCCACCAGTGACCGCTCATGAACATACCCTTTAATCAGCTCGTCTCTCCCCCCCATTTGATTTGCCTCACTCCTTCCTTTGTGCTTTCTAGAATCACCTCCCAATTAACTACCTGCAGCCAAGTCTTTGACTCAGGGTTTACTTTTGGGAAACCCAAACCAAGTCTCCAACTCACTTCCATAATCTTGCTTCTGCCTTTTCCTGTTCTATAGCTGACTTCAATGAGCAAAGTTCCAGATTTaaagtaatgataataatgacaAAATATCCCTGTCTGGATGAATCCCTGTTCTAGAAATACAGTTGCCCTGGAAAGGTAAGGCGGTGGGTGCTGCATAACCTGGGCCAACTCCCTCCTCCTCTTGGCCACCAACTGAGCTCAGGTGAGGTCCAACAGCACGTCCTCCCTAATCACACTCAGACCTCAGAGCTTCCATGCAGAGAGCCCTGCAGAGTCTGCCGAAGCTACCCAGCCAACAACTCATCGGCACTAGCAAGTTACAGGCCAGGAAAGAAAATCACAGAATGTTTGGCTTTTGTCCACGCTGTCTAGGTAACAAGTCTGAAAAGGAAATGGTCAGGCGCTCTGATTCTGGGTATAGTTTTCCCATCCATGCCTCATTTATCACTAGGAAGAAAAGGTTCAAAGACAAGAGCTTTTAAGTTCATcgacatttgaaaaaaaaaaagagatctatTTTAAGTTCGCTATGATGTCAACAGACGTTCCGGGGGAAAATTTCCTTGGACGTGGCAACGACAGGGACGTCAAGGAAGAGACTAATGGGCGGAGAAGCCAGTGGCCAGGAGTCACTTCTGACCACACTTACTTGTTCTGCCTCCTCCTGGGTCACGGACAAGCTGGAACACGTAACATCCAAGAGTTGTTTCGAGTCAAGGGCTGATCTGGAAAAGCTCTCTTGGCACAGCTGTCTGACAACGTCTTTTGAAGAGGCCTATGATTAATtcacaaatggaaaaaacaaaaacaaaaaacaaattcagactctaaaaatacatgttttagaaCATAATACCATCTCAGTCATGGTGTGACACCTTTGAGACTCAAGATTTAAAGAAGCGTGGGACGAGTCCATCTCTGGGAAGATGGAGCAGATgtacttttccttatttttcctgCTGAGCACAACTAAGCACACTGggcaaatacagaaaacaaatatagGATGACTTTtatagggggaggggagaaaatgGACCCACTAAGGACCTCATCCTCATGACCAAGGAAGGACATGGTGGTGAGTTCCCCGGGTTTTCTTCCTGTtcgtatatcccagacttccagctGAAGAAGGCCACCCAGAATGTCAATgggtgaaaacaaacaaactccaacaaatatttgctctccCTAGCCAAAGAACAAGAAAGGGAGGGCTTAGGAAGACAGCAAACTTTTAGACAATAACTGCTCTACTCCACTGAAAtaccacacgcacacacacacacacacacacacaaaactgtgGCCCCACTCCCACCTATGTCAGCAAAGGCTAAGGGGGGACACAGACTTCTCCCCTTGTGAGGCTGCAACAAGGCATTTGAACACTCTCTTCAGCATGGCGTCAGAGAAGGCCAAGGAGGGAGAGCTggacctccacccccaccagTGGGTAACAAGTTCCATCGCCTCATGGTATCAGTGGAAACTACGTGGAGTCAGAACTTCTACCCCTGCCCAGTAGTAACAAGGAACCACTACTTCTGGGTGTCAACCAAGTAGGGAAGCTGGCCTTTTATCTCTACTTGGTAGTGTGAAGCAGCAATCCCCTTGAGCCCCTCCCCAACTTGAGCAGTGTCAGAGAAAGCCAGCCAAAATAGAAGAATTAAGTTAAGATCCAGAGTCTCAGAACATAATAGGAAAATGTTCACACGTCAACTGAAAATCAGTCAAAAACCAGAAAGGCCccgaactgaaagaaaaaagacagtcatTAGATGCCAACATCAAAACAACAGATGTTAAATTTATCTGTCAAAGATTACAAAGCAGCCATGGTAAAAATGCTTCAACAAGTAATTACAAACATGcttgaaacaaataaaaaccccaaAAGTCTCAGCAAATACACAgaagatagaaagaaaaacaaaatggaagtcttagaactgaaaaatacagtaactgaaataaaaagtttGGTATATTTGCTcaggaccaggatggaagggacagaggaaagtatcagtgaactggaagacagaacaacagaaattacCCAAACTGAGTAACAGAAAAAATAGAGCAGAAATAATGAACAGAGCCCCAGGGATCTCTGAAACTATAACCAAAAAATCTAACATTCATGCCATTGGAGTCCTAGAAGGAAAGGATAGAGAGGGCAAGATGAAAAAAGTACTCAAAGAAATACTGACTGGAAACTTTCCAATTAGCTAGAGACGTAACTGTATACATTCAAAAACCTAAGCAAACCCTAAATCGGATAAATCCAAAGAAGGCCCAtgccaagacacatcataattaaccttctgaaaacaaaagaaaaaaacccctggAAAACAGTGAGAGGAAAATGATAGCTATTAAGGGAAAACAATTAGAATGACGGCAGATCTCACATCAGAAACCACGGAGGCAAGAAGGAAGTGGCACAATATTTTTCagatgctgaaagaaaagaaccatTAACCTGGAATCTATAGCCAGCAAGAATATTCTTCAGGAATGATGAGGAAATCTACACATTCTCAAACAAAGGGAAACTAAGAAAATGTGTCACAAGACCTACCGTAAAAGAATGGCTAAAAGAAGTTTTCTTACcaggaaggaaatgataaagaaaTCTTAGAGCAACAGGAAGAAAGAACACAACAAGCaaaaatatgggtaaatacaGTAGGTTTCCCTTCTCCTCTTACATTTCTAAATTTACTTGAAagttgaaacaaaaattataccACTGTCTGATGTGGCTCTAAATGTATGTAGAGATATATTTAAGACAATTATATTATACATAAGGGTAGGACTCTAAAGGGACGACTTCATCCTACCTGGTAAAATGATGACACCGATAGATTGTgacattatgtaaataaatgtaataaGTTGAACAACCACTACAGAGGTTATAAAGAGAGACGCATTTGAAAACCCTACAGATAGATCAAAATGTAATTCCAAAAATGGTCAAATGGTCAAATAATCCACAGGAAAGCagtaaaaagtaaacaaagagaaaaaatagaaaataaagaaattaaatggCAGACTTCAGCTCTAACATTTCGATAATTACATTGGCTCTCAGTGGTCTAACtgcaccaattaaaagacagaaactGTCTATGTCTAAAACTATGACTCAGTTaaatgctgtctacaagaaactcCCTTCAAATTAACTTTACAGGACAGATTGAAAGTAAAAAGATATATCATGCAAACATTAATCAGGAAAGTAAGAGTGGCtacattaatatcagataaagtagacttcaCAGCAGAGGTAACTACCAGAGTCAGAGAGGGACATTATATAGCGATGAAAGGTTCTGTCTACCAAGAAGACATCCTAAATATGTATGCACTCAGCAAGAGAGctgcaaaatatgtgaagcaaaaacacagaactgaaaggagaaactgaCAAATCCATAAATAAAGctggagacttcaacacccctCTTCAACACCCCTCAACAACTGATAGAACAACTAGACAGTATTCAACAAGGACACAGAGGAACTCCACAACACCATCAATCAATCTAATTGAAATTTACAGAACACAACCCAGTAGCAACAGAATATAcactcttttcaagtgctcagtgaACATATACCAAGATAGATGATATTCTGAGCCATAAAACAGACCTCAACgaatttaaaagaactgaaattatACAGAGTGTGTTCTCAGTGACCACAGTAGAATCAAACTAAAAATCAGTAAGAGAAAGATGACAAGAACACATCCAAACATTTGGAAACTTAAACAACATATCTCTAAATAATACCTCTAAATAATCCATAGATCAAAGGGGAACTCTCAAGGGAAAGTTAAAAAATTACAATGAAtgcatgaaaatgaaagaaaaacaacacacCAAAATTTGGGGGACAGCGCCAAGATGGTgctgagagggaaatttatagcattaaatgcatatattagaaaagagaaaaagtctcaaatcaatGATCTAAACTCTCATCTCAAGAACCTAGGAAAACAAGAGAATAATAAAtccagaggaagaaggaaggaaataacaaagagcagacactaatgaaactgaaaatagaaaaaaaggagaaatcaatggAACTAAGAACGGGTTCcctgaaaatatcaataaaattgacaaactttcaGCAGAACTGACAAAGTTAAAAAAAGGTGACACAAACTACCAATACCAGGAGTGAAACAAGGCATATCACTACAGATCCTGcaggtttcaaaaaaaaaaaaaactacaactcTATACGCATAAATTTGATGGCACAAATGAAATTGGAtcgattcctcaaaaaaaaaacccccacaaattACCACGACTCCCCCAATATGAAACGGATAACTTGAATAGCCCTATAACTATGacagaaattgaatttgtaattttaaaactcctcCAAAATTTCCAGGCCCAGACAGTTTCACTTGGGAATTCTAccgaatttttaaagaaagtattaACTAATTCTAGACAATCtcttctagaaaacagaaaaaaagagagaacacataCAAATTCATTTCATAAAGTTAGTATtattctgataccaaaatcaCAGACTAtacaaaataagcaaacaaaagctACAGACCAATACCCCTCACAAAAATAGATGCAAagatccttaacaaaatactagtgagtagaattcagcaatatataaaaaggattattCACTATAACCAGgagggatttattccagggatgctaAGCtggttcaatatttaaaaatttatgacgtCTATCCACTTAACAGGCTCAAAAGAAAATCACcaaagaaaatcaatcaatgcagaaaaaggagttgacagaattcaacatccaCTCCTGATGAAAATGCTCATAAAATTAGGAATAGAGGGAAAAGTCTGTAACTTGATATAATGCAtctaccaaaacaaaaacaaaaacaaaacaaaatctagaGATgacatacttaatggtgaaagctGGGAATAAGGCAATGATGTCTGCTCTCACCATTCTTAATCCACATAGTGCTGAAAGTTCTAGCCActgaaataaggcaagaaaaagaaataaaagatatggggatcagaaaggaagaagtaaaactgtccctATTTGCAGATAAAATGATTGTCTATGAGAAAGTCCTTAGAAATGtacaaaaaaactactagaataaGTGAGTTCAGCAGTTTGCAGATCTAAGATACACATAAAAAAaccagttgtatttctatatactaacgaTGAACACTGGAATTAAAAGTATAATATCATTTGCAATTGCCCCCCCCCCGAAAAGGAGaaaacttaggtataaatctaacaaaacacgTGCAGGACTTGTATGCTGAAAATTATACCACAcagataaaagaaatcaaagatctaaatcaATGGGGAGATACATCATGTACATGGATTGGAAGATTGAACACAGTAAGATGTCAATTCACTCCTCAATGATATACAGGTTTCACACAATTCCTATAAAAATCTcagcaagattttttaaaggTATATCCAAgatcattctaaaatttatataggaaGGCAAAGGAAGTAACATTTTGATAAAGAATGACATAGGAGGATTCCATCTATcagatttcaagacttattatataGCTGCAGCAATCAGACTGTATGGTATACTCAGAAGGATAAACaaatacatcaatggaacaaacCAAAGAACCctgaaatagacccacacaaatatgccCAACTGATTCTTGACAAAATTGCAGaagcaattcaatggaggaagagagccttttcaacaaatggtaccgGAACAACTGGACACtcccaggccaaaaaaaaaatctcaaactgTCTCACACACCTTATACATAATTAAGGCAAAATTTATCatggacttaaatgtaaaatgttatataaatgtagAACTAcaaaacttttaggaaaaaatagGGGGAAATTTGGAGATTTTTACACCAAAAACacaattcattaaaaaatcacaattgataaaaggaaacatttttgaaaaactgtATTTTATCAAAATTACAACTTTCTCTGTGTAAAAGCTCCTGTTATggattgaactgtgtccccctaaaattcatatactgaagtcacaacccccaggacctcaaaaAGTGATCTCATTTAGAAATAGGATTGTTGCAGATATAACTAGTAAAGATGAGGTCATAGGGTGGACCTTAATCCAATACGATTGATGTCCCAATTAAAAGGCGAAATTTAGACACAGAGATGCAAACAGGGAGAACGCCCTGCAAAGATGACTGCAGAGATCTACAAGTCAAGATACACTAAATTGCCAGAAACCAACAGAAGCTAGGGGAGAGGCATGGGAAAAATTGTCCTCaaagccctcagaaggaaccaacttggcctacaccttgatctcagacttctggcctccagaactgtgagacaatacatttctatgTGTAAGCCACCAAGATCGTAGTACTTTGTCACGGCAGACCTAGCAAATTAATACACCCCTATAAAGAGGATGCAAAGATAGCTATATATTAGGAAAGAATATATGCAAATCACGTACCCGACAAAGGAccactatttagaatatataaagaaactcaaaagttaaaaagcaaacaatgCAATTAGAATATGGGCAAAAGATATAAAGAGATATTTTGTTCAAGACtacagatggtaaataagcatATCAAAAGATGTCTAACAtccagtctcttcagcaagtggtgttgggaaaactggacggcagcatgtaaatcaatgaagttggaacactccctcacaccatacacataaataaactcaaaacggcttaaagacttaaatataagacaagatacaataaacttcttaggagaaaacataggcaaaacattctgacataaatcttagttagcaatgttctcctagggcagtctacccaggcaatagaaatagaagcaaaaattaacaagtgggacctaattaaacttataaattttgcacagcaaaggaaacaataagaaaaacaaaatgataacctacagaacaggaggaaatacttgcaaatgatgcaactgacaaaagcttaatttccagaatatgtaaacagctcatacaacttagtaacgaagaaacaaacaacccagtccaaaaatgggcagaagacctgcacagcagttctccaatgaagacatacaaatggccaacaggcacatgaaaaaatgctcaatatcgctaattatcagagaaatacaaatcaaaatgacaatggggtaccacctcacaccagtcagaatgaccatcattcaaaagtccacaaacaataaatgctggagagggtgtggaggaaagggaaccctccaacactgctagtgggaatgtagtttggtgcagctaacAATAtgaagagtcctcaaaaaactaaaaatagattaccatatgatccagcaaccctgctcctgggcatatatccggaaggAATTCTAATttaagaagatacatgcaccccactgttcatggcaatagccaagacatagaaaaaaGCTAAAAGTACATCCACATATAactgtataaagaagttgtgatatatttatacaatggaatactactcagccattaaaaaagaataaaataatgccattcgcagcaacatggatggacctggagatagtcactttaagtgaagtaagctagaaagagaaagaaaaataccatatgatagcacacatatgtgtaatctaaaacaaagattaaaagagaACACTattgaactcatctacaaaacagaaacagatttgcagacatagtaaacaatcttatggttactgagggggaagggagtgggaaaggataaatttgggattttgagaccactatatataaaaatagattaaaagaaaaacaagtttctcctgtatagcacagggaactatattcaatatcttgcaataatctttaatgaaaaatatgaaaacaaatatatatatgtatatgcatgactggggcactgtgctgtccaccagagactgacatattgtaactgactacttcaatttaaaaaaaaagatgtctaaTATCATTAACCattagggaaattcaaattaaaaccagaatgaTACATACATAAACACCTATCAGAATAGTTCAAATAAAATATAGTGATGCCAACAAAAGCTGGCAAGGATGAGGAGAAACTGGATCATTCATgcactgctgttgggaatgcaaaGTGGTACAGCATCTCTGGAAAACAGTCAGGCAGTTTaataatagtaatttaaaaaactctaAACATACAACCACCAAATGATGCAGAATTGTACTCCTGGGCAttcatttcaaagaaataaaggctTAAGTttatacaaaaacttgtacacaaatgtctTTATCAGCTTTAATTGTAATAgagctttatttgtaataccaaacaactggaaacaacctagacgtcatacaatggaatactactcaggaacaaaaaagaaagaactactgatacacacagCATGGATCAATTTCCAGAGAACTGggctcagtgaaaaaaaaaagccaatcccagaaggttacatactatatgattccatttatatagcaatcttgaaatgacaaaattatagaaatgaagaACAGATTAGTGAATGTGAGGttaagggaggggagggaagggggaagtggGTGTAGCTATAAAAAGGCAAACATAAGGAATCCTGTGGctatggaaatgttctgtatcttgattatcAATGTCagtatcctggttgtgatatcaTACTATAGTtctgcaagatgttaccattaggggaaactgggtaaagggtaAATGGGATCTCTGTATTATACAACTGCCTGTAAATCTAtacctcaaaattaaaagtttatgtaattaaaaaaaataaactacataGGAAAACAGGAATGAAAATGAATTAACTATTACTACATAATGGCAAACAAAAGAAGCCTGACAAAAAAAGTATGTATGCTGTATTTATCCCATTTATGTGAAGTTCAAACGTGGGAGACATTAAATTGACATATTAGAAGTAAGGATAGTGGTTACTACTGAGGAGAGTGAGGTAAGTAATGAAGAAACAACAGAGACTTCTGCGGTACtggtaatatttcattttttcactgtgatggcggtaataaaaacattaaatgatGCACTTACGATTTGCACACGTTTCTGTATGTGTGTTACAAAttaataacagtaaaaaaaaagtctattaaagaaaaaaagtccaCATGACGAATAGGGActgggacggggtggggggcagaatgGCTACAATGAGGGTGAAAAGGCACAGGACTGGGAGCTGAGAGTTTTAGGTTTCCAGTCCCAGCTTTGTtacttcatttattaattcatataacagctatttattgagcacatgctGTGTGCCAGGTGTTGAGGAAACACTTCTTGGGTAGTTATCTGTGAATAACAGACTAGATGCCTTTAGAAATGGAGAATACAAATGAACACTGGAGAGGTGggtaaaacaaaagaaggaacATTGCATGGACCAATGATGTGATACTGTGTCATGAACTGCCTAATGTAATTAACTCAACCCTCTTCACCTAGAGTTTTAAGAGAAAGATCCCTCATGGATCTCACATTCTTGTGAGAAAGACAGACAACAGGCAAACAGAGGCAAACTGTCAGCAGGTGACAAGTTCTACGAAGGAGGAGAAAGCCGTCGTTTCTTCTACAGGAAAagtcagaaattaagaaaataattccaatcCCCTAAAAAGCCGTATGAAGTACATCCCTTCCAACCTCACAGGTTTTCAAATGATTGTCAGGAGAGCGTTTTGGCCCTCACATAGGTCAAAGCAAGTACAAACCCCCAGGACTCTGGCGAATATAGAACGCACACTTCACTCAAGGGACGGAAGCAGACGAGACAATCTATAGAGTGCAGGGGGCAACCGGCAACGCGGATCTAGCCATTACCACCCCAATACAGCAGTCCCAAAAGTCAGCCCCACAGATTATTAGCAGGGGACAGCTGTACAGCGCCTTCAGGTCCATTGTCTTCTTTCTCCACCATCCTGTCAAACGATATTAATTTTGTTCCAGCTTTCAAAAAGCTCGGAAAGGCACAACGACTTGCAAGAGGTCACACTGAGAGGTTGGCTCCAAATCAGGGTGCACTTATTCCCAATTCCTGCTTCGTCCAAAGTCTTCAGGACAAATACAAGCCTCACgctgtccccacccctcccattTACCTTCAGCAAGCTCTGGAGCGCTGCAAAGTTATTAGCCGTCAGCGCGGCCATCTTCCCCGAGTCACGTGATCGAGGCACGCGGAGAAACGCGGTCACGTGGCTCCGGCGGCCGTGCCGGGGCATGCTGGGGGATGTAGTCCTTCAGGGTGGTGGGAGCTGCCGGGGTTGCGA is a window of Vicugna pacos chromosome 10, VicPac4, whole genome shotgun sequence DNA encoding:
- the COMMD9 gene encoding COMM domain-containing protein 9, which translates into the protein MAALTANNFAALQSLLKASSKDVVRQLCQESFSRSALDSKQLLDVTCSSLSVTQEEAEQLLQALHRLTRLVAFHDLTSAEAILALFPENFHQNLKNLLTKIILEHVSTWRGEAQTNQISLPRLVDLDWRVDIKTSSDSVSRMAVPTCLLQMKIQEDPSLCGDKPPVSTVTVELSKETLDTMLDGLGRIRDQLSAVASK